One region of Quercus lobata isolate SW786 chromosome 2, ValleyOak3.0 Primary Assembly, whole genome shotgun sequence genomic DNA includes:
- the LOC115974723 gene encoding pyrophosphate--fructose 6-phosphate 1-phosphotransferase subunit alpha: MDSDYGIPRELSDLQQLRSLYQPELPPCLQGTTVRVEFGDAAAAADPADAHSIARYFPNTYGQPLAHFLRATAKVPDAQIITEHPAFRVGIVFCGRQSPGGHNVVWGLYSALKIHNPKSTLLGFLGGSEGLFAKKTLEITDDILSTYKNQGGYDLLGRTKDQIRTTEQVNSALNACKELKLDGLVIIGGVTSNTDAAQLAETFAVAKCPTKVIGVPVTLNGDLKNQFVETNVGFDTICKVNSQLISNVCTDALSAEKYYYFIRLMGRKASHVALECTLQSHPNMVILGEEVAASKLTLFNIAAQICDAVQARAEQDKYHGVILLPEGLIESIPEIYALLKEIHSLLRQGISTDKISTQLSPWASALFEFLPPFIKKQLLLYPESDDSAQLSQIETEKLLAHLVEAEMNKRLKEGTYKGKKFNAICHFFGYQARGSLPSKFDCDYAYVLGHICYHMLAAGLNGYLATVTNLKNPVNKWRCAAAPMTAMMTVKRWSQNPGALSIGKPAIHPATVDLRGKAYDLLRKNAAKFLMDDIYRNPGPLQFDGPGADAKVVTLCVEDQDYMGRIKKLQEYLDKVRTIVKPGCSQEVLKAALSVMASVTDVLTALASPSTTTSP; the protein is encoded by the exons ATGGATTCAGATTACGGCATTCCCAGAGAACTCTCCGACCTTCAACAACTCCGATCTCTTTACCAACCTGAACTCCCTCCTTGTCTCCAG GGAACCACTGTCAGGGTTGAATTTGGTGATGCAGCTGCAGCAGCAGACCCCGCTGATGCCCACTCCATAGCTCGTTACTTTCCAAACACTTATGGTCAGCCTTTGGCTCACTTTCTCAGGGCCACTGCAAAAGTCCCAGATGCTCAGATCATAACCGAGCATCCGGCTTTTAG GGTGGGAATAGTCTTTTGTGGGAGACAATCTCCTGGAGGACATAATGTTGTATGGGGTCTTTACAGTGCTCTTAAAATTCACAACCCCAAGAGTACTTTACTTGGATTTCTCG GTGGTTCAGAAGGTTTATTTGCAAAGAAAACTCTTGAGATTACAGATGACATTCTTTCAACCTACAAAAATCAAG GTGGTTATGATTTGCTGGGACGGACAAAGGATCAAATTAGAACAACTGAGCAAGTTAATTCTGCCCTAAATGCTTGCAAAGAGTTGAAATTGGATGGCCTTGTCATTATTGGAG GAGTGACATCAAACACAGATGCTGCTCAGCTTGCTGAAACGTTTGCTGTAGCAAAATGCCCAACGAAG GTGATTGGTGTACCTGTTACTCTGAATGGAGATCTGAAGAACCAGTTCGTGGAGACcaatgttggttttgatacaatATGTAAG gTCAATTCCCAGCTCATTAGCAATGTCTGCACTGATGCACTCTCCGCGGAGAAG tattattattttatcagacTCATGGGCCGGAAGGCATCCCATGTTGCTTTGGAGTGCACCCTCCAATCCCATCCCAATATG GTTATTCTTGGGGAGGAGGTGGCTGCCTCAAAGCTTACACTTTTTAATATTGCAGCACAAATTTGTGATGCAGTTCAAGCTAGGGCAGAGCAAG ACAAGTATCATGGAGTCATCTTACTACCAGAAGGTCTTATTGAAAGCATCCCTGAAATATATGCCCTATTGAAG GAAATTCATAGTTTGCTCAGGCAAGGAATTTCCACTGACAAGATATCTACTCAACTTTCACCTTGGGCATCTgctttgtttgagtttttgccACCCTTTATTAAGAAACAG CTGCTCCTTTACCCTGAATCCGATGACTCTGCACAGTTGTCCCAG ATTGAGACAGAGAAACTTCTTGCACATCTTGTGGAGGCAGAAATGAACAAGCGTCTG AAAGAAGGCACATACAAAGGGAAGAAATTCAATGCTATCTGTCACTTCTTTGGTTATCAGGCTCGGGGATCATTACCCTCGAAATTTGACTGTGACTATGCCTAT GTTCTTGGACACATCTGCTATCATATGTTAGCAGCTGGTTTGAATGGTTACTTGGCAACTGTAACTAACTTGAAGAATCCTGTGAATAAATGGCGTTGTGCTGCTGCTCCAATGACA GCAATGATGACTGTGAAGCGTTGGTCTCAAAATCCGGGGGCTTTGTCAATAGGAAAACCTGCTATTCATCCAGCAACTGTGGACTTGAGAGGCAAAGCATATGA TCTGTTGAGGAAAAATGCAGCAAAATTTCTGATGGATGATATCTACAGAAATCCAGGACCCCTTCAGTTCGATGGTCCTGGTGCTGATGCTAAGGTTGTAACTCTATGTGTTGAAGACCAGGATTACATGGGCCGTATCAAGAAACTGCAGGAATATCTTGACAAG GTGCGAACCATCGTAAAGCCAGGGTGTTCACAGGAGGTTCTGAAAGCAGCTTTGAGCGTCATGGCGTCTGTGACAGACGTTCTTACTGCATTGGCATCACCTTCAACTACCACATCCCCTTAA
- the LOC115977944 gene encoding wall-associated receptor kinase-like 10 produces the protein MLQCFRERKKTIAQTEESFYLENGGLMLEQLITSFDGKYNSFRTFSKQELEKATNDYHVDGILYKSFHYIVYRGTHDGREISVKKFMSSSFQTYKTWCINEVAVVSQMNNHNNVVKFFGCCLETEIPTLVYEFAENRNLSDHIFDDHRLLSWESRLRIVTEVAHAVAYVHMGRPKTIVHRDIESRNIFLDHNYVAKISEFGFSLPIPLDKKYVDAEVVGAVGFISPESHYTGRYTEKSDVYSFGAVLFEVLTGKRAWNILHNEFEVPEENCRGESSIVGVQSCSWDEIESNIKSYFKANLLDGGNRKQQIECAELAQRCLKMNSDERPTMKEVTQSLREIKRLLSH, from the coding sequence ATGCTACAATGTTTCAGGGAACGGAAAAAAACCATAGCCCAAACAGAGGAGAGTTTCTACTTGGAAAACGGGGGGCTGATGTTGGAGCAGCTTATCACTTCTTTTGATGGCAAATACAATTCCTTTCGAACATTTTCCAAACAAGAGCTCGAAAAGGCAACAAATGACTACCATGTGGATGGAATACTATATAAGAGTTTCCACTATATAGTATACAGAGGAACCCATGATGGTCGTGAAATATCTGTCAAGAAGTTTATGTCAAGCTCGTTTCAGACGTACAAAACATGGTGCATAAATGAGGTAGCAGTTGTGTCCCAGATGAACAACCACAACAACGTTGTTAAGTTCTTTGGTTGCTGCTTAGAGACTGAAATCCCAACATTGGTGTATGAATTTGCAGAAAATAGAAATCTCTCTGATCATATCTTTGATGATCATCGATTGCTATCATGGGAGAGCAGGCTTAGAATAGTGACCGAAGTGGCACATGCAGTTGCATATGTTCACATGGGAAGACCCAAGACTATTGTCCATCGGGATATAGAATCAAGAAATATTTTCTTGGATCATAACTATGTTGCCAAAATTTCTGAGTTTGGTTTCTCATTACCAATTCCCTTGGACAAAAAATATGTAGATGCCGAAGTTGTGGGCGCTGTTGGGTTCATTTCTCCAGAATCACACTATACTGGCCGATATACAGAGAAGAGTGATGTTTATAGCTTTGGAGCTGTCTTGTTTGAGGTTTTAACAGGAAAGAGAGCATGGAACATATTGCATAATGAGTTTGAAGTTCCTGAAGAAAATTGCAGAGGAGAAAGTTCAATTGTAGGGGTCCAGAGTTGCAGTTGGGATGAGATTGAAAGCAATATTAAATCCTACTTTAAGGCTAATCTGTTGGATGGAGGAAACAGGAAGCAACAAATTGAATGTGCAGAGCTTGCACAAAGATGTCTCAAAATGAATTCTGATGAGAGGCCTACCATGAAGGAAGTTACACAATCTCTTAGAGAGATCAAAAGGCTCCTGTCTCATTAA